In one window of Arctopsyche grandis isolate Sample6627 chromosome 6, ASM5162203v2, whole genome shotgun sequence DNA:
- the Tti1 gene encoding telo2 interacting protein 1 isoform X1: protein MNDDVFMININMMETSDVKTAFVRLKPKCDIFLSEPSNDTLTPLIKEYQELQANLLQEIHAYLLFPYTVHLRNPLLKSTQLKMDMVDAMNIIFSRTRVDGIEMYFKFLTVMIFQKFEKDPTDLDSIDEDFALSVIRLITTLTLRIPHDLRLQLYTRTHATKLGQGIFICVQLARKERFKALRLASIQCILAICTLHDDLMGPLHTPKLNRDLAEPVGDVLMFFLPGLLGAMQDIAKGEQKQGHAITCLAIKTISRVLCLTLMDKDEDQNHQLTNADFINLIETNNSSEGGTKEKSDPFGMKLRAKGVEGIKEHLEKAERNGEWYNAAGEKLTILMKSLLPIQYHPHERVRKEAAIMCSNVLIYSPRNMTLSLKYVLEMLIALSEDETEEITEISRKALENFTENGTRCNQKHLLDILEDNFNNMLTKLPRYLNKLDVNLQLCGIHLVKGYIRLLTNTQASPQRLSKILNCTHVMNRFAIILVEVFKLECSSIKLLEEFTIRDVETPVLDNSPWKIYTYLQNDVSVKQSLEICKILGISDSTEIIVDYLLEQYRLDNEFKKEIILILNEILSASCEETDKTDHLTKNVILTYIDYENWYLPTVVEKKEKPPGKNETFDISVYNPREWVKDRTLDLYEGATEIRYTDISYRQNESNCDGYYEDGKDSCRTLAQAQNNVIQICLMTEGIGKIAKSMKIRFQPYLLKTLYLILERAGSSIEAIHLAGIKALTDIAQAFTLKDITELIKTNADYFTHHVNIKLRKITDNAGVLDVLLVVMRYSEAEVLPCLYEIVSNILDHCSGPYFQWNMNLFLKLFYTFIKYISSKFCQKNQTSENPSNEVNCTEKNSILSNLKEFKKNLDVLKQLDKPNDCDENDIDLENVDFNIEEENNGDEKMETPVHIKMTISVLKKTMNFIPSNNHEQKVLALDIINEGVMIIKDFEDELLPLVHRVWSPLVYRFKETSHPLIVNRSFKLLITLANVSKDFIQRRTLKEVLPSLCDFLTKTSKDSLLKDIGSSYRFTQSYKLQVLLLEKLATLCISLNVHEKTLYEVMYATQVYLSVKQPKPLQELCVGFFKAISSYDVGACWLHLQGLWNEGRINSHLEDVNTTSLNKLKFPVCDALESKDYKRNVCALLEYLDTKD, encoded by the exons ATGAATGACGATG tttttatgattaatattaatatgatgGAGACCTCAGATGTAAAGACAGCCTTTGTCCGATTGAAACCAAAGTGTGATATATTCCTGAGCGAACCTTCTAACGATACATTGACTCCACTAATCAAGGAGTATCAAGAACTACAAGCGAATCTATTGCAAGAAATACATGCTTACTTATTGTTTCCATATACGGTCCATTTGAGGAATCCGCTCTTAAA ATCTACCCAGTTAAAAATGGATATGGTTGATGCTATGAACATAATATTTAGCAGAACCAGAGTCGATGGCATAGAAATgtactttaaatttttaactgttatgatttttcaaaaatttgagaAGGATCCTACAGATTTag ATTCGATTGATGAGGATTTCGCTCTCAGCGTAATAAGACTTATTACTACGCTGACTCTCAGAATACCACATGATTTACGGCTACAACTCTACACTAGAACCCACGCTACTAAGCTAGGTCAAGGAATATTTATATGCGTTCAACTTGCAAGAAAAGAACGTTTTAAAGCATTAAG acTAGCTTCCATCCAATGCATTTTGGCAATTTGTACTTTACACGATGATTTGATGGGTCCACTTCATACTCCAAAACTCAATCGGGACTTGGCCGAGCCTGTCGGAGATGTGTTGATGTTCTTTTTACCGGGACTTTTGGGAGCAATGCAAGACATTGCCAAAGGAGAACAAAAACAAGGGCATGCTATTACATGT ttagCGATTAAAACAATAAGTAGAGTTTTATGTCTCACATTGATGGATAAAGATGAAGATCAAAACCACCAATTAACCAATGCAGATTTCATCAATTTGATCGAAACTAATAATTCTTCAGAAGGGGGAACGAAAGAAAAATCTGATCCATTTGGAATGAAATTACGAGCTAAAGGTGTCGAAGGTATAAAAGAGCATTTAGAAAAAGCTGAGAGAAATGGTGAATGGTATAATGCAGCTGGGGAAAAGTTGACCATATTGATGAAAAGCTTACTTCCTATACAATATCATCCGCACGAAAGGGTACGCAAAGAGGCTGCCATAATGTGTTCTAATGTATTAATTTACAGTCCAAG GAACATGACTTTATCGTTAAAATATGTCTTGGAAATGTTGATTGCTTTGTCGGAAGATGAAACTGAGGAAATAACTGAAATCAGCAGGAAAGCATTGGAAAACTTTACTGAAAATGGTACTAGATGTAATCAAAAACATTTATTAGATATATTAGAAGACAACTTCAATAATATGCTCACAAAATTACCACGATATTTGAACAAACTAG ATGTTAAtttgcaattgtgtggaatacATTTAGTAAAAGGATATATTCGTTTGTTAACGAACACTCAAGCGAGTCCACAACGTCTCAGTAAAATTCTCAACTGCACTCATGTTATGAACCGCTTTGCGATCATACTAGTCGAAGTTTTCAAATTGGAATGTAGTAGCATTAAGCTATTAGAAGAGTTTACTATACGAG atgTTGAAACTCCCGTTTTGGATAATTCTCCATGGAAAATTTACACATATTTGCAAAACGACGTTAGTGTAAAACAATCCTTAgagatttgtaaaattttaggcATAAGTGATTCAACTGAAATtattgtggattatttattggAACAGTATAGATTagataatgaatttaaaaaggaaattatattaatattaaatgaaattttatcag CTTCATGTGAAGAAACAGATAAAACAGACCATCTGACCAAGAATGTCATTCTAACTTACATAGATTATGAAAATTGGTATTTGCCCACAGTGgttgaaaaaaaggaaaaaccgCCCGgcaaaaatgaaacttttgataTTAGCGTGTATAATCCGCGAGAATGGGTGAAAGATAGAACACTTGACTTATACGAGGGTGCTACTGAGATCAGATATACAGACATCAGTTATAGGCAGAATGAAAGCAACTGCGATGGTTATTATGAAGACGGTAAAGACAGTTGTCGAACTTTGGCACAAGCCCAAAACAATGTCATACAGATTTGCCTAATGACGGAAGGAATAGGAAAGATAGCAAAGAGTATGAAAATCAGATTTCAACCTTATTTATTGAAAACGTTATATTTAATACTAGAAAGGGCAG gcaGCAGTATTGAAGCCATTCATTTAGCAGGAATAAAAGCGCTAACTGATATAGCGCAAGCTTTCACATTAAAAGATATCACAGAACTTATTAAAACGAATGCAGATTATTTTACTCACCATGTCAATATTAAACTGAGAAAG ATAACTGATAACGCTGgagtattagatgtattattagTAGTAATGAGGTATAGTGAAGCTGAAGTCCTTCCGTGTTTGTATGAAATAGTTAGTAAT attttggaTCATTGCAGTGGGCCATATTTTCAGTGGAATATGAATTTGTTTCTAAAgcttttctatacttttatcaAATACATCAGTTCTAAATTTTGCCAGAAAAATCAAACTAGTGAAAACCCTTCTAATGAAGTGAATTGTACtgaaaaaaatagcatattGAGTAATcttaaagaatttaaaaaaaatttggatgtaTTGAAACAACTGGATAAACCAAATGATTGCGATGAAAATGATATTGATCTGGAAAATGTAGATTTCAATATCGAGGAGGAAAATAATG GTGATGAAAAAATGGAAACCCCTGTCCATATCAAAATGACCATATCCGTCCTcaaaaaaacaatgaatttcATTCCGTCGAATAATCACGAACAGAAAGTTTTAGCATTAGATATAATTAACGAGGGTGTTATGataatcaaagatttcgaagaCGAATTGCTACCATTGGTGCATCGAGTATGGTCACCGTTAGTTTACCGTTTTAAAGAAACTTCACACCCTTTGATAGTGAATAGATCATTCAAGTTGCTCATCACACTTGCAAATGTTTCAAAGGACTTCATACAAAGGCGTACTTTAAA GGAAGTGCTACCTTCGTTGTGTGATTTCTTGACTAAGACATCCAAAGACAGCTTACTTAAAGATATTGGTTCGTCGTATAGATTTACGCAGTCATACAAATTACAAGTGCTGCTTTTGGAAAAACTTGCTACCTTGTGCATTTCGTTGAATGTTCATGAAAAAACCCTATACGAAGTTATGTATGCGACGCAAGTATATTTGAGCGTCAAACAACCCAAGCCATTACAG GAGTTGTGTGTTGGTTTTTTCAAAGCCATAAGTTCGTACGATGTTGGAGCATGTTGGTTGCATTTACAGGGATTGTGGAACGAAGGAAGAATCAACTCTCATTTGGAAGACGTCAATACAACcagtttgaataaattaaaattcccCGTTTGCGATGCCCTTGAATCCAAAGATTATAAACGTAACGTATGCGCCCTGTTGGAATATTTGGATACAAAagattaa
- the Tti1 gene encoding telo2 interacting protein 1 isoform X2, translated as MSNFFMININMMETSDVKTAFVRLKPKCDIFLSEPSNDTLTPLIKEYQELQANLLQEIHAYLLFPYTVHLRNPLLKSTQLKMDMVDAMNIIFSRTRVDGIEMYFKFLTVMIFQKFEKDPTDLDSIDEDFALSVIRLITTLTLRIPHDLRLQLYTRTHATKLGQGIFICVQLARKERFKALRLASIQCILAICTLHDDLMGPLHTPKLNRDLAEPVGDVLMFFLPGLLGAMQDIAKGEQKQGHAITCLAIKTISRVLCLTLMDKDEDQNHQLTNADFINLIETNNSSEGGTKEKSDPFGMKLRAKGVEGIKEHLEKAERNGEWYNAAGEKLTILMKSLLPIQYHPHERVRKEAAIMCSNVLIYSPRNMTLSLKYVLEMLIALSEDETEEITEISRKALENFTENGTRCNQKHLLDILEDNFNNMLTKLPRYLNKLDVNLQLCGIHLVKGYIRLLTNTQASPQRLSKILNCTHVMNRFAIILVEVFKLECSSIKLLEEFTIRDVETPVLDNSPWKIYTYLQNDVSVKQSLEICKILGISDSTEIIVDYLLEQYRLDNEFKKEIILILNEILSASCEETDKTDHLTKNVILTYIDYENWYLPTVVEKKEKPPGKNETFDISVYNPREWVKDRTLDLYEGATEIRYTDISYRQNESNCDGYYEDGKDSCRTLAQAQNNVIQICLMTEGIGKIAKSMKIRFQPYLLKTLYLILERAGSSIEAIHLAGIKALTDIAQAFTLKDITELIKTNADYFTHHVNIKLRKITDNAGVLDVLLVVMRYSEAEVLPCLYEIVSNILDHCSGPYFQWNMNLFLKLFYTFIKYISSKFCQKNQTSENPSNEVNCTEKNSILSNLKEFKKNLDVLKQLDKPNDCDENDIDLENVDFNIEEENNGDEKMETPVHIKMTISVLKKTMNFIPSNNHEQKVLALDIINEGVMIIKDFEDELLPLVHRVWSPLVYRFKETSHPLIVNRSFKLLITLANVSKDFIQRRTLKEVLPSLCDFLTKTSKDSLLKDIGSSYRFTQSYKLQVLLLEKLATLCISLNVHEKTLYEVMYATQVYLSVKQPKPLQELCVGFFKAISSYDVGACWLHLQGLWNEGRINSHLEDVNTTSLNKLKFPVCDALESKDYKRNVCALLEYLDTKD; from the exons ATGTCAAATT tttttatgattaatattaatatgatgGAGACCTCAGATGTAAAGACAGCCTTTGTCCGATTGAAACCAAAGTGTGATATATTCCTGAGCGAACCTTCTAACGATACATTGACTCCACTAATCAAGGAGTATCAAGAACTACAAGCGAATCTATTGCAAGAAATACATGCTTACTTATTGTTTCCATATACGGTCCATTTGAGGAATCCGCTCTTAAA ATCTACCCAGTTAAAAATGGATATGGTTGATGCTATGAACATAATATTTAGCAGAACCAGAGTCGATGGCATAGAAATgtactttaaatttttaactgttatgatttttcaaaaatttgagaAGGATCCTACAGATTTag ATTCGATTGATGAGGATTTCGCTCTCAGCGTAATAAGACTTATTACTACGCTGACTCTCAGAATACCACATGATTTACGGCTACAACTCTACACTAGAACCCACGCTACTAAGCTAGGTCAAGGAATATTTATATGCGTTCAACTTGCAAGAAAAGAACGTTTTAAAGCATTAAG acTAGCTTCCATCCAATGCATTTTGGCAATTTGTACTTTACACGATGATTTGATGGGTCCACTTCATACTCCAAAACTCAATCGGGACTTGGCCGAGCCTGTCGGAGATGTGTTGATGTTCTTTTTACCGGGACTTTTGGGAGCAATGCAAGACATTGCCAAAGGAGAACAAAAACAAGGGCATGCTATTACATGT ttagCGATTAAAACAATAAGTAGAGTTTTATGTCTCACATTGATGGATAAAGATGAAGATCAAAACCACCAATTAACCAATGCAGATTTCATCAATTTGATCGAAACTAATAATTCTTCAGAAGGGGGAACGAAAGAAAAATCTGATCCATTTGGAATGAAATTACGAGCTAAAGGTGTCGAAGGTATAAAAGAGCATTTAGAAAAAGCTGAGAGAAATGGTGAATGGTATAATGCAGCTGGGGAAAAGTTGACCATATTGATGAAAAGCTTACTTCCTATACAATATCATCCGCACGAAAGGGTACGCAAAGAGGCTGCCATAATGTGTTCTAATGTATTAATTTACAGTCCAAG GAACATGACTTTATCGTTAAAATATGTCTTGGAAATGTTGATTGCTTTGTCGGAAGATGAAACTGAGGAAATAACTGAAATCAGCAGGAAAGCATTGGAAAACTTTACTGAAAATGGTACTAGATGTAATCAAAAACATTTATTAGATATATTAGAAGACAACTTCAATAATATGCTCACAAAATTACCACGATATTTGAACAAACTAG ATGTTAAtttgcaattgtgtggaatacATTTAGTAAAAGGATATATTCGTTTGTTAACGAACACTCAAGCGAGTCCACAACGTCTCAGTAAAATTCTCAACTGCACTCATGTTATGAACCGCTTTGCGATCATACTAGTCGAAGTTTTCAAATTGGAATGTAGTAGCATTAAGCTATTAGAAGAGTTTACTATACGAG atgTTGAAACTCCCGTTTTGGATAATTCTCCATGGAAAATTTACACATATTTGCAAAACGACGTTAGTGTAAAACAATCCTTAgagatttgtaaaattttaggcATAAGTGATTCAACTGAAATtattgtggattatttattggAACAGTATAGATTagataatgaatttaaaaaggaaattatattaatattaaatgaaattttatcag CTTCATGTGAAGAAACAGATAAAACAGACCATCTGACCAAGAATGTCATTCTAACTTACATAGATTATGAAAATTGGTATTTGCCCACAGTGgttgaaaaaaaggaaaaaccgCCCGgcaaaaatgaaacttttgataTTAGCGTGTATAATCCGCGAGAATGGGTGAAAGATAGAACACTTGACTTATACGAGGGTGCTACTGAGATCAGATATACAGACATCAGTTATAGGCAGAATGAAAGCAACTGCGATGGTTATTATGAAGACGGTAAAGACAGTTGTCGAACTTTGGCACAAGCCCAAAACAATGTCATACAGATTTGCCTAATGACGGAAGGAATAGGAAAGATAGCAAAGAGTATGAAAATCAGATTTCAACCTTATTTATTGAAAACGTTATATTTAATACTAGAAAGGGCAG gcaGCAGTATTGAAGCCATTCATTTAGCAGGAATAAAAGCGCTAACTGATATAGCGCAAGCTTTCACATTAAAAGATATCACAGAACTTATTAAAACGAATGCAGATTATTTTACTCACCATGTCAATATTAAACTGAGAAAG ATAACTGATAACGCTGgagtattagatgtattattagTAGTAATGAGGTATAGTGAAGCTGAAGTCCTTCCGTGTTTGTATGAAATAGTTAGTAAT attttggaTCATTGCAGTGGGCCATATTTTCAGTGGAATATGAATTTGTTTCTAAAgcttttctatacttttatcaAATACATCAGTTCTAAATTTTGCCAGAAAAATCAAACTAGTGAAAACCCTTCTAATGAAGTGAATTGTACtgaaaaaaatagcatattGAGTAATcttaaagaatttaaaaaaaatttggatgtaTTGAAACAACTGGATAAACCAAATGATTGCGATGAAAATGATATTGATCTGGAAAATGTAGATTTCAATATCGAGGAGGAAAATAATG GTGATGAAAAAATGGAAACCCCTGTCCATATCAAAATGACCATATCCGTCCTcaaaaaaacaatgaatttcATTCCGTCGAATAATCACGAACAGAAAGTTTTAGCATTAGATATAATTAACGAGGGTGTTATGataatcaaagatttcgaagaCGAATTGCTACCATTGGTGCATCGAGTATGGTCACCGTTAGTTTACCGTTTTAAAGAAACTTCACACCCTTTGATAGTGAATAGATCATTCAAGTTGCTCATCACACTTGCAAATGTTTCAAAGGACTTCATACAAAGGCGTACTTTAAA GGAAGTGCTACCTTCGTTGTGTGATTTCTTGACTAAGACATCCAAAGACAGCTTACTTAAAGATATTGGTTCGTCGTATAGATTTACGCAGTCATACAAATTACAAGTGCTGCTTTTGGAAAAACTTGCTACCTTGTGCATTTCGTTGAATGTTCATGAAAAAACCCTATACGAAGTTATGTATGCGACGCAAGTATATTTGAGCGTCAAACAACCCAAGCCATTACAG GAGTTGTGTGTTGGTTTTTTCAAAGCCATAAGTTCGTACGATGTTGGAGCATGTTGGTTGCATTTACAGGGATTGTGGAACGAAGGAAGAATCAACTCTCATTTGGAAGACGTCAATACAACcagtttgaataaattaaaattcccCGTTTGCGATGCCCTTGAATCCAAAGATTATAAACGTAACGTATGCGCCCTGTTGGAATATTTGGATACAAAagattaa
- the LOC143913225 gene encoding protein FAM185A, translated as MFTVRSRSLMKTFSQILRLCHNSQDPFNLQNMQIIKTFDKTVDPYSKIYLETPMNVKITPVDLLDHPDGNKLLVSLYSRAAESSTDFTIKQTAKRVDVIGKKILPDADAVCVIQAPIRASFDIEAKGKSCISVSNMHSDDCILKSDSGMVLVKNIRGKNVKIRSKEGLVFCNGTVLAEKIDIRTDANVTCSHLRSNDLKIVTNVGDISTDSCYSDESHFMTMIGSLRLGSVHRNCSVEVLERGDLTLTGFDGTIKAILKRGNVHLQASRLHDKNSIFIHEAGTVDVYISDIIKDMHLIELIARKLNIEEEILKKGKILDDPQHQKFRYEDDQSELNDLYVECRNGTIEIKLSSWKKLIEEGKTKNYFT; from the coding sequence ATGTTCACCGTCAGGAGTAGGAGTTTGATGAAAACGTTCTCTCAGATTTTGAGGTTATGCCATAATTCCCAAGACCCCTTCAACTTGCAAAATATGCAAATCATTAAAACTTTCGATAAAACGGTGGACCCATACTCTAAGATATATTTGGAAACTCCtatgaatgtaaaaataacaCCAGTTGATCTGCTAGATCATCCCGATGGAAACAAACTACTAGTTAGCTTGTACAGTCGTGCCGCCGAATCATCAACAGATTTCACTATTAAACAGACTGCTAAACGAGTAGACGTCATCGGTAAAAAAATCCTACCTGATGCTGATGCTGTATGTGTCATTCAAGCTCCCATACGAGCCAGTTTCGATATTGAAGCCAAAGGAAAATCGTGCATATCCGTCAGTAATATGCACTCTGACGACTGCATCTTGAAATCCGACTCAGGCATGGTGTTGGTGAAAAATATACGTGGAAAAAATGTGAAGATTAGAAGTAAAGAAGGGTTGGTTTTCTGCAATGGTACCGTTCTGGCTGAAAAAATCGACATTCGCACCGATGCCAATGTAACTTGCAGTCACCTGCGATCGAATGATTTAAAGATTGTAACCAACGTTGGCGACATATCGACCGATTCGTGTTATTCAGACGAATCACATTTCATGACAATGATAGGAAGTTTGAGATTAGGAAGCGTTCATAGAAATTGCAGTGTGGAAGTTTTAGAGAGGGGTGATCTGACATTAACGGGATTTGATGGTACAATTAAGGCAATATTGAAACGTGGTAATGTTCATCTGCAAGCTTCGAGACTTCACGATAAAAACAGCATATTCATACACGAAGCTGGCACTGTAGATGTATACATATCCGATATAATAAAAGACATGCATTTGATAGAATTAATAGCAAGGAAACTTAACATCGAAGAAGAGATATTAAAGAAAGGGAAGATTTTAGATGATCCTCAACATCAGAAGTTTAGATATGAAGACGACCAGTCTGAGCTCAACGATTTATACGTCGAATGTAGAAATGGAACTATTGAAATCAAATTATCTTCATGGAAAAAATTAATCGAGGAAGGAAAGACTAagaattattttacataa
- the LOC143913252 gene encoding uncharacterized protein LOC143913252, whose product MPACSSDNFARLIRSNSDIPNLKSNGSPCCSPRLGSSPLSPASPLSTSPRSSPPISTLRRSFSSTFSLIPEEPSISPDREIQNDDSFIYKALTWFPFFILGTLQWILSTAFQPAWGQMFVVLPTLWIAAWLWMFWKLVQWPLNVTKWCFLMLFSSASERSRKKRTVVISSGSTIQALHLARNFYCSGARVVVIEIEGQFALAKFSTAVDKFYTIAKPSQENPQNYIRALCDIIETEKANYYVPVCATSSAYFDAIAKPHLEILGCSCFIPSVKEVAILDDIAEVMHRCQAMAKPTPMYTPVTSKDDVFKWYDSENVPHKMKHFMASTGVTGIQERIKFIMPSAKKDFRLSREISDEKPWVIVQDMLGDHFLTCTTVKDSQIVANVTCKIDQKNKGLTHEYNKEIEAWLKQFFGKMCIQKPITGHVSFRFVKDSITGIILPLGSKVGVSLPYICHTSVHPRLLWRPCPHFDRRKSGPTIAPTGNYWMHEAVMSTLRHPGVEAVSKLIGTVLDKREALFVYWDPLPYCAYYHLQLPFSSVINYMQNKKQIDAWSSETKCLSRTSSTTPAKMLPIQ is encoded by the coding sequence ATGCCGGCCTGCTCATCGGACAATTTCGCACGCCTCATTCGCTCCAACAGCGACATTCCGAACCTCAAATCTAACGGAAGTCCCTGCTGCAGTCCTCGACTTGGCTCGTCTCCTCTATCTCCAGCTTCGCCGCTCTCCACGTCTCCGAGATCTTCCCCTCCGATTTCGACCCTACGCAGAAGTTTCTCGAGCACTTTTTCTCTGATTCCAGAGGAACCTTCGATATCACCGGACCGCGAAATTCAAAACGACGATAGTTTCATCTACAAAGCTCTTACATGGTTTCCCTTCTTTATTCTTGGAACTTTACAGTGGATTCTTTCGACGGCGTTCCAACCAGCTTGGGGTCAAATGTTCGTTGTTCTACCGACGCTTTGGATTGCTGCTTGGTTGTGGATGTTTTGGAAGTTGGTACAGTGGCCTCTCAACGTCACCAAATGGTGCTTTCTTATGCTGTTCTCTTCTGCTTCTGAAAGGAGTCGAAAAAAGCGCACGGTGGTCATCAGCAGCGGTAGTACCATCCAAGCTTTGCATTTAGCCAGGAATTTCTATTGCTCCGGCGCCAGAGTGGTTGTCATTGAAATAGAAGGACAATTCGCACTAGCTAAATTCTCAACAGCTGTCGACAAGTTTTACACAATTGCTAAACCGTCCCAGGAAAATCCTCAAAATTACATCAGAGCACTTTGTGACATCATCGAAACAGAAAAAGCTAACTACTACGTACCAGTGTGTGCCACTTCCTCGGCTTACTTTGACGCTATAGCCAAACCCCACCTGGAAATTCTGGGATGCTCTTGCTTCATTCCAAGCGTTAAAGAAGTTGCCATTCTGGATGATATCGCTGAAGTGATGCATCGCTGTCAAGCTATGGCTAAACCTACTCCGATGTACACCCCAGTAACTTCCAAAGATGACGTTTTCAAATGGTATGACAGCGAGAATGTGCCTCataaaatgaaacatttcaTGGCAAGTACTGGAGTCACGGGTATTCAAGAGCGCATCAAGTTCATCATGCCGTCTGCTAAGAAAGATTTTCGTCTCAGTCGTGAAATCAGCGATGAGAAACCTTGGGTCATTGTCCAGGACATGCTCGGTGATCATTTTTTGACATGCACCACCGTCAAAGATTCGCAAATAGTAGCGAATGTCACTTGTAAGATAGATCAAAAGAACAAAGGTTTGACCCATGAATATAATAAAGAGATTGAGGCATGGCTCAAGCAATTCTTCGGTAAAATGTGCATTCAAAAACCAATCACTGGACACGTAAGCTTCCGATTCGTCAAGGATAGCATCACCGGTATCATTCTACCTTTGGGATCTAAGGTAGGAGTGTCACTGCCCTACATATGCCATACCAGTGTACATCCCAGATTATTATGGAGACCCTGCCCACACTTCGACAGGAGGAAATCTGGACCTACGATAGCTCCAACTGGAAACTATTGGATGCACGAAGCAGTTATGAGCACCCTTCGTCATCCTGGAGTTGAAGCTGTATCTAAACTTATTGGTACAGTGCTTGACAAGCGGGAAGCACTCTTCGTGTATTGGGATCCTCTCCCCTATTGTGCTTACTATCATCTGCAACTGCCCTTCAGCAGTGTTATAAATTACATGCAAAACAAGAAGCAAATTGATGCGTGGTCGTCAGAAACCAAATGCTTGAGTCGAACATCTTCAACAACCCCAGCAAAGATGTTGCCGATTCAATGA